gtgaaAATAATGCACGAAATTTGGCATTTTTACATTGGATGAAAATCCATTTTTTCCGTAAACAGAACTGATGTTGTCAGGAAGAGAAAAAACCTTTCGAGTAATCGAGCAAATCATAAAGAGATTTTTACTGCTACATTTTCTTAATAATCCACAGCGCGCGGTATTGCAACTTCGCTTACACAGCACGGCAGAGGTCAATTTAGGTCAAGGAATCGCTTACAATTCAAGGCGGACGGATACCCGGAAATGAGGCTCAGGCCTGAATACAATTTTCACTACAACGCACTacttcctacgcttttcagtcATGTTAGTATTTGATGTCATTTCGCATcagataataaaaaatgttaACTCAAACCGAGACACTCGAAACCTTTTCGTATATTTTTGGGGGATTGCATTACCATAGACCCTGGTCGCCGAAGAACTTTGGGTATGCACCGTTTAATTCGGGTTGCCGCCAAAGTGGATGGGGGTCTAGTCTTGTGAGACGTCGACTATGACGCCATACAAATGTTTAATTTTCATACTTTGCCAGTGACCAATCGGTCCTTCAACTAAATTTTTGACCGTTTTACGGTCTTCTGCTTCTATAATCGTTAAACATTTAACGTCCTAGCGTTAACGTTACGAATTGAGAGGCATTAAAACCACGCAGTCTCGGTTGTCTGTGACTTTGAGAGCGCCACGGGAAGTGAAGTCAATCATATCGGCTCTAAAACAGGTTGCTCTCGGCGAGTTAAGGCATTATCCAGAACTCGCCTATGCTTGCCGTGGGGTCCTGTGTAGCCGTGAACTGGAAAACTCTGACGCTTGAGTTACAGCTTATATTAGGCCATTTTCATTATTTATACGGGTGGCAGCTTTTCgaatgtgaaaaaaacatgGGCAAAAAGTTGTCTTCAGTATGGAATCTCACAAGTTATGATCAGAAAGAATGAAACTCATTGAACatggtacacatgtatattaaacTACAAATTCTTTAGCTTTGATCTTTCATTATTTCTAAAGACGTTGCTCGAGGTCGGAAATGCATTTTGTGCAAGGAATAAGTTCACGGCAAAATCAGTACATTCATTTCAAAaggaacaagaaagcttctgaaaaaagctggccggtgcgtattttggaaaaagcctggctgttaaacaaaatcacacgaaaaacaTTGAATTACTGAATCGGTCTTtcttctataaaaaaaacactacatgagatttgtctaacaaagaaaaaaaaattagcaagtgTGGTTCGAACGtacgatctacggaagataggtaccgtgctgtagaccgctcggccacgctggctcgattacgcaattgcacgtatagaagggctatttgcttaaagtgaccgatccatgcatccatgcatccacgCATCCATacaaccgcttctcccgtctcatagctacgcaccggcaaaaaagaTCACAGTGCGACACTGATATCCGTCtttcgatgtttttttttctttgaatgtaTTGCTCATATATCATCATATTTTTACGATttataatataaaagaaaacatttttgttttcttttggaaacggaagaaaattgattcgtggatgtcatccataacaagGGCGGCTTGCATAGAATCAAATATGGACGCAACCCCCTCGCGATTGCTTCATCACTTCTGCAATCCATCATTTTTATCTTTACAAACCCCGGGACAAGCCTGTCAGATCTCAAATGTGAGATTTACGGTTTAGGAAAGCAGACGTTCTAAGCCACGCCAGAATTGGAATTCTGAGTGATGTGACGCCATCCGAGGATTCTATTCAGAAATGGATGCGATCTAGTCGAAACCCTTCCGGCTAATTTACCACCCACTCTACGAAGCATAACTCCATCTACAACTTACAAAGAGCCAAAAGCTTCAACGGAAAATGGCGTTACATCACTCAGAATTTCTATTCTGGCGTGGCTTAGAACCTCCTTTTTTCGTAAGCCATAACTCTCTCACTTGAGATTTCACAGACTTGAAGGGTGACAGAGAGATTCTTGGAAGTATGTAGCTAGGGACAGAGGCTTCTTGAGTGGAAGGTTATCAATTCATGACTGAGCAATTCTGCTTCGCCTGGAGACGTTTCACCACTTTCTTTCTACTGCACTGAAGTATACGATACTAAGAGGCAAGCAAGACATACATACCGCGCCTGTGGGAGAGCGATAAAACGTTAGGATGGCGCAGAGCTTTGCTCCGTGGGAGGGCGATCAGataatatttttcaaaacatggaGAGATGTTGTTAAGTCTTAGAGAGACGCTACTTGACAAATTGTTGTGCTTGTTTGATAGTTATTGGTTCATGAGAACgtcaggccacactgacttgattgtGTGGATGACATCGGTGCACGTATTTCTTTTCGTCTTttctaaaaaaagaagaaaaaaatcacccCCTTCGAGGCTCCACGCAAATTCAGAAGTTGCGAAGTCATCCTGCCACAAAAGGCCAGCATGTGCTGGATTTTGTAAAACTTGTTATATACTACCACTAAACGTGCATGTCAACCCCTTGGTCAAACTGCCCTTATGAGTATTTTCATTACAGTCATGTGTCATTAACGTCATTGGAGCCAAATGTCAGGTCTgcttataatgtacatgtactgtaacgctggttcacctttatccgagggtaacctatattcgatGCTTGTAAGAAAAAAGgaagtatttagggatatgaacgcgtagacggtggtttcaaatcggaacattttgaaaatattgaaatttgaaactactgcccacagacttaatactcctaaatgtgctgtttttaaatgcaacgaataaaggtcaccccacggataaaggtgaactagcgttacttctTTAATCGTTCTTTTCAATATATGAAATATCGATTACTTCAACTGAGTCAGCAACGATGAACAAGAAGACCTACATGACATGTGCTTTCTATAAATAAAGTAGatgccgtttaattgcactccccatttgccagcgtatatCGTgcaatggtgcaacaaagcgaagttatccgaCTGGACCATATTAACACGGGATTTGGTGATATCGTGCAATTAACAGGACTGTACGGTTATTTGTTATGCAATCCACTGGAACTGGCTCCTATCGCAAAGAGGTGTTCAATTCGTAGTGACAGctttgtaattgtaattgtaatccTGTGGTTTAGCAACAATTTTCTACtgaatttatttctatttttcgtctTCCCGCACTAGTTTTTGgttctccagaggatgtcatccataaaactacGTCGTGTGCCCAAATGCTGTCACTTCGCATCAAGGAGAAATCCCAACTGTTCTAAGCTACTCCCACGAGGCCAATTTAAGTGGTCTTATGGGACGCTTTGAGGTTTGTCATATCACTTTTCAAATCCACTTTCATTACTTTCAAAGCCATAATGTCTGATAATTGCTCTACCGTGATTTGTTTCGCAACCATATTTTGCCGCTGTCAAATGTAATAGATTACTATTTCTTTGTTTCTCTGTCATTGCCTCACTGGCAATCTGTAAGAACGTCGAATGTGGAATAAGAATGTGGACTTTAAAACCCTATGTTCCTGCCGCCCGCGTTCGACTACTAGAAGGGATTCTAGTTGAGTTAAGTATAGCCATTATTCCTGACAAAACTGCATCACATCAAAGAAAGCAGCAGTGAAGAGCGAATCACGTATTTCTGGTACACGTTGAAGCTTGATGCATCGCAGATTCATTTGCCCTTGGACCGTGTGCGTTGAACCGACTATTTTTGGTAGAGTAAGTCGTTTTGTAGAGCACCTTAGGCTGTGAGGAAGAAGTAATCGTGTACATTTGGCACAATATATGGCCGGAAATCGTGGCTAGACTTGCCCATTGACTGTGCGTGTTAGAAAGACCACATCTTATAGTTACATACTTGCTTCTGGCGACCACCTTATGCACCAAAGTAGGCAGTGAAGTAGAGCAGCGTCCGTTTGGCAAAATTGAATCCGGATATATCGCAGCGCAGATAGGTCTGGATATGCTGTATAGACCATTtctgcaacagtttttttttcctgactaCAGTTTTATGATGTAGCGTGAGGAAGGAGGTACAACATGGGGGCTGTGAAGACGAAATTCCGCACCAGACTTGCTCTCCGCTCCCGAACCCACAGCAGACGGCGTAACATCGTGGAACAGCTCACCCGCATCACCAACTTCCGCGAGTCGGAAGTCAAGAGCTGGTACCGGCTCTTCTACGCCGACTGCCCGGACGGTCTGCTCACGGAGCCCGTCTTCGTCAATTTTTACGTCAACTTCTTCCTGTCCGGAGACGAAGGGAGGAAGATAGCGATGGCGAAGAGGATCTTTCACGCCTTCGACAGGGATGGCAGTGGGACGGTAGACTTTAGGGAGTACCTGACAGGCATGAGTGCGCTCCTGAGGGGTTCGGTAGTGGAGAAACTGAAGTGGGCGTTCAACATGTACGATCTGGATGGCAATGGAGAGATCTCCAGAGTCGAACTACACAACGTGCTGAAGGTATGGTGTTCAGTGTTTTTGTTAATGTTTTCATGCACATAGTCGCAAACTGTCAGTGACCTAGCTCTTGGTTGTCTTACTCGTATAGGCTGTTTGCTCTAAGGGATAAGACCTTCGATGTGGAATAGAAGCTAACTTAAACATTTGCCCTTGATGCAGAATCTGGCATGATGTTTGATGACAGTCTGTACTGCATTGCGGAATTTGATCAGACCAAAGTCAACTTCGGTGCCAATATACACGCCTTTTTAATTAGCTCCACAGAATTCCATCAGCCTTTTGATTGATTGCATCTCTAGCTCTGCGATGGTTTTGCCAGAATGAACATAACATTTGTAATTCACTAGGGCATCGCTATAGCTATACTTTGTGTCCAgttatgatttattttgtagGTTTATACAATTGCAGTTATGAAGTTATGAAGATGACATCCCTTATCATAAGCATTATGCTactaggtaaaaaaaaacacatttgtctTGATCATGACGCTCGACTTCAATCTACGTCCACTTCAATTTCGTGTTCAATTCAGTAATCCAAAAATGGCGCCATTGTGGTCTTCggaatgtccctgtagctcaactggtagcagcctcacagttgagcatTTTGTAACTTAGAGACGCCACAGTTTTAATCCTGGGTAGACATCTTGTTTGAGGCTGCTGTAGTCTTCTTGAAGCGACGTTAAATGGAGATACCTCGAGAACATTAAagaggaagggctagcaactcaTCCCTAGGCCCTGGACAAAATTACCCTGCTACTTAAACAGGAAACTTGTGGCCCCAAAGTGCAACTAGACACACTACAAGCATCTTTATCCAACTAACTTCTTATCCTCAGAAAAGTTCTCCTTttgttgatgaagattagataCTTACGTAATAAGATACGACAAAAAGCAACGATCTGATTTTGGAACCAGTCAGACGCTTCAGTGTCACTGGAGAAATATAGGATGGTGTTTGGAACGTCTGACCACTTCCAAAAGCAAATCCCGTAACgcgttgcttgagtagctgctttttgaAGGTCTCCTTATCAGAGCTTCACAACTGATGTAATGCCACAGTAGTTTTTCCCATATGGGACTAGAACAGGCCCATCAGCTTCTATCGCCTGGTTCCCTGTGTTTAATTAGCCAATCAGTTACACAGAATACAGCCCAATGCGTATTGAAATCTGCCAATACTAGTCTACAAGGAACTACATGACGTATAGAACACCCCGGGCTATCATCTAGCTCAATAATAATGTAATGTATCTTCCAAACGAGCCAATTGAGACCTTCATTTGACATTTGGAGATTGCACTTCTATCGACGTTACTGCTGAAGATTAATAAGTATATGTTTATCATCCTACAAGACGAAGAAAATAACAGGCCATCATCATGAATTTAACGAGTCTATAGGGATATCGAACGAGATATATTCACAAATGATGTGCCTCCTACGTGCTTTTTGTGATATATCTGTTGAGTAGATTTATCATCCTAcgtaggcctacgtcacatttccaaacaggggcccgcggttggacagctttcgggaaaaTATGATATAGAAGGCACCAAACTACAGAAGGCGCTAAGAGAATAATATTGTTtcttgtttattgttcattgagtcctttagttgttgacatatcattgcaacaactactcttccaggagtaatatacataatacacatacagtttgtaacatacacAAATTATAACAATTTCAATGATTGTTGGGCgttgtttgtgtatattttcacgttacatttctattttacatttccacaaacagcccgaccgggccccggtttggaaatgcctAGCGTTTTTAGACTCTGTTCACTTAGCTTGGCTTATTTGGATCTATAGATTAGAATTTTCCAAGCCTTTTCACGTAATTACATCAGTAATTGTAACCTTTGTTATTAGCAATCGACATTCGCTATCCTACAGTGTGTTTTTGTCATAAATAGGTGGCCCACACTTACGCGTACTTGTACTTATTGGAACTGATACATAATCAGAAAACTAGCACATTACAAGCCGTACAGAGCTCGACTAAGGCCTTTCAAGGCTTAGCTCCCAAATCCCCAACACTTGGCCTGGTCGGGTAACTTTTGAAAACGAACAATAtcataagaaaggcaacaaaatacataaaacatttcaataattgtcaggagcataatttgtgtatattccttggtaaggcctaggtcacatttccaaacaggggcccggccgggatgttttaagaaacgaaaaatcaaatcatatacctagaaaaatacacaaattgtacccttgaatcttattttgagattttgtgtattttgatgtcagtTATATCACTCGTTTCACTCCCAAAAGCTgctcggccgggccccttttttaaaatgtgacctaagcctaaacagtttcatttttcgATTCAGCAAACATCCCCGTCGGCCGGAAATAGTACCAAAGCCTAAACCTACGATAAAACTTGGGGGAAAGGGACCCCATGCGGCTACCACTCTATTTTTGGGCACGGCTGGGCCCCCAGATTTGTTAAAACTGAGTTCAAATCATCTAGGGACCCTGGCAGGCACAAATAGTCGCCGTGATCTAATCATAGCAACACTGAGAGGTACCCTCGCGGTGTTTCAGTCCACCGGGACAGATTTTGCTTAATAAAAGCCCGGTGGGGGCTACACCCTAAAGCTAAGGCATCGCCGCCTATGTTACCGTAGAATAAGGAGGATAAGATTTATTAGTATTTTTTACATCTGTGCTCATACTGAAATATCATGCCCTTTCGTACTTCATTTCGAAACCCGCTATCTGCGCGACTACATCTGGCAGGAATTCCCTTAATCGCGCATTTTATGACCGTTTGGAGAAGTTCATCATTGGTGTATGCCCACAGGGGGTGTGAAATATTTCTTCCGCGTCTACATGTTCCCCAGAAGCCACTGCTTTAAACTTTTATGTGGAAAATGATGTACGACTAAGCAAAAAGCAAGAAAAAGGGTAACACAGCTGTACGTTGAAACATCAGTGAATCACTCTCCTCTTAGGACTTGTGGGTCTTCTGACCTTTCTCGTTACTCTTTTTGCGTGTCCTGTGATGGAAACCCAAACGGACAGCAAATATATAGCTCAAAACTCTTGCCCTTTTGAGCATAAAATAGAACGCTTGGCGCCATGTCCTGGTGACATTTGAGTCAGCGTAAAATCAGCTCAGTCAGAAAAGAGCATAAAATGCCACTGTCCCTGTAATATATGCGTTATGTAGAGCAGTGTGACTACTAGTTTTCAGTAGAAAATCATTCTCATGCACTCTAAATTAATTCAACAGAAAACGTCGTTTGAATATATGTGACCATGAGAGTCCGTGCTAGAATTCTAATGCTGCCTAAGGCTGAAAAGTTATAAAGGTGcaatctcattgcacttggggcaccagtgcggcactgcggtgttcgaaagattactcaacggatttcagagataaagaagtTCAACGTGTTTCTTACGTTTAAAGTATTCTTTGTCATGCTTTTACGTAATACGCAATatcttcatttaaaaaaatgaagaaataacacaatagtgccgcagtaaacgaaccccgcagtgccgcaccggtgctccaagtgcagtgaaataccacATTAATTAGTGgattgtccattccttgacaacGACTGGAGTCAAAAAGTCGTAAATTGGGGTTAGTTtaattttttgtgttgaaattgCAGTTGAAAtttatccagaatgacttctaccaacacagatatgAACTTACAAGTTTCCTTGGGCTTTGCAACTTTTTAAACCCATAAGCTTGTAGCTCTTGGATAGCCCACGGAGcagtattcaaacatgtataATACTTACAATTTTTTGTCAGTCAGTGACTTACTGTTCCAATTTTCCCCACCCTGTAATACAGAAGATAAGACAGCCAACAAAAGACGTGCACCCCGCTTTCTCAGACTTCAATACGGAGGATAAGACATGCCAGGCTGACAGGAAACGTTTACCGTAAATTTCACAGCAGTCTTTTTCAGGTTTTAATTACATTCTACTTAAGTAGTAATTATCGACATAAAGTGCACGTCTAATAAGGCTATTAAGATATAGAGTACTGGGCAGTGGAATTGTGAAGTATCTAACCTTTAGTAAGGCCAAACATTTAACCAGTGGAGTCAGAAAAGGGTAAAGAAAAGTTTTCTTAAAAGTCTGCTAAGACCGTATAAACATTTCTTAGTTGCACATACAAGGTACTTGCATGTGGGTCAAGTGTATCAGGGGGGTTGGGGGTATTTCCTTCGCCGAAATATGGCATACTACATAAAGCTCCCTAAGtggggaagtaaatctgcagcagcagcatagATCTGATAAAACAATCAGTTCAGTGGGGGGTTAAATTGGCAAAATCTTTCTACCTGGACAAGCTAAGGGTTCAGAAAGTTTTAAAGAAATAACAAATGCAGTTTTTTCTTAGGCCGGTCCCATTTCACTAGACGGCAATcgcactgcgacctaaataggatatgtgtaacctttgctttcacactgggtatatcatacaaaacgtaaaagtgtgactgagaagacaacaaggcacacaaattgtagaaatattcgtttcttttttATATAATTCGCTGAGGgatgtgtcaaattttaggtcgcagagagagcgcggcgagagcgccgtcctagtggaaagggactACCGTattaagctaagggcataacccgccgtacgtgcaatttgttcgTACGTTTTTTGAGAGGcgacgtccgccacgtatttctgaagaCGTTCAGCATCTCATATCTAATCTTTTCTTGAAGTGAGGCACTCAGATCCACAAAGCCAGCCTCTAAATCTGATAGGGAGATTATGCCGTATAGACTTTTAACCTGAAATACTTCTTAAAAGTCTTTCCACGCAGCTAAAATCTCTCACGTCAAGCGCCATGCTGAAATCTCCAAGGAAACCGATACTCCGTGGAAATTGGCTTTAGGCTGTATCTCTTACAGGACGATTATGTTTTAGCATTAACGACTAGAAAAGCAGCAGGGCTGCGCACAGAATGAGATAACGTAAAGTAGGCCTAAAATGGAACAACGTTAAGTAGGTGATACGCTACGGGATGTACGCATGTAAGACGCTGCCTACAGAGCTCCTAAATGAAAAATCACATGTCTAATGTGCAAACTAGGCTTCTACTGGTTTCCAGGGATGGAATACTTCCGATGGCGATGCCttcgggtgttttttttttgttttacgtCTAATAAAGAAGAATGGAAAGCATGATATTGAATGCAGACGAGGGGCTGTAACTTGTCCCACCTTAACAagataaatttaaaaaatgttatgctagaaaaatgtcattaattatgcaagtcaTGGCCTAATTTGCATCATTGTATTTCATTTGATACATCTTTGTCAAAGCTACCCCGATACCAAAAATTCAGAAAATCCGATCTTGAGCTACTAATATTCTCTTCGGAATATATCTTTTTACAAAAATTCCCCTGCAATTGCAAACCTATCAATTAGgatggcacacacacacaactacacacacacacacacacacacacacacacacaaacatacacacacacacacacacatacatacacacacacacacacacacacgtacacacgcacacacatacacacacacacacacatacacacacacaaacacacacacacacacacacacacacacacacacgaatatttcatggaggtaatgaccCTGAATCTTTCTTGTAGCTGATCCTGGAGCTGCGGAACCCCGAGGCGACGATGGACGACTTGGCGGCGCTGGACAGACCCATAGACCGGCTGTGTGACCGCGTGTTTGAGACCCTGGACAAAGACCGGGACGGGAAACTACAGATCCGAGAGTTTGTGGAGGGGGTGAGGATGAACCCCAGGGTGCTGTGCCTGAGTGATGAGGAAGAAATGTTGGCGTCTTTGACACAAGATCACTCTCAGACTCCCCATGCTTCGAACCTTGTGGATTTCAGCCAAGCTTCTCATAGCTAAGAACTCATTTATTCAGAAATTATCCATGAGCTgggctaaggccatgttgatttgattatatggatgacatcctctgggaatccaaatactgatgcgagcgtgcgaacaaaaatttgagcaaaaagaagttgcctttattatgatatcaaagtcgtcaggaaggttgaacacacacaatctagtataccgaacaatagattctttatttttgttgtttcacatCCTTTTTGACCTTGACATGTTATCatatatttgttttgcaatccacggcatatatcTGCCTAAGTTTGAACCTGCCCTATACGATTTGCAGTATAGTCAAAAACGTTTTATTTTtagaaacggccgaaaattgatgcgtgcgtgaatgtcatccatataatttaaATCAAACCATGCCATCTTGACGTCAACTTCGAAATCGGGGCCCAACCGAGTTGTTTGTAGGAAAATAATACA
The window above is part of the Branchiostoma floridae strain S238N-H82 chromosome 14, Bfl_VNyyK, whole genome shotgun sequence genome. Proteins encoded here:
- the LOC118430494 gene encoding neurocalcin homolog; translation: MGAVKTKFRTRLALRSRTHSRRRNIVEQLTRITNFRESEVKSWYRLFYADCPDGLLTEPVFVNFYVNFFLSGDEGRKIAMAKRIFHAFDRDGSGTVDFREYLTGMSALLRGSVVEKLKWAFNMYDLDGNGEISRVELHNVLKLILELRNPEATMDDLAALDRPIDRLCDRVFETLDKDRDGKLQIREFVEGVRMNPRVLCLSDEEEMLASLTQDHSQTPHASNLVDFSQASHS